From the Trueperaceae bacterium genome, the window ATGCGCCAGCCCCAGGGCGGGCTGTCGCCCACCGACCAGCTCCCCACCAGCGCGACGGCGCGGTCGGTCGCCGGGCCCTCCAGCGACATGAGCTCGCGGTTCTGATGCCAGCTGTCGCCCCAGGCCGCCGTGGCCCGTCCGCCCTCGTCGCAGGCCAGGAGGATCGTGCCCTCGTGGGCCTCCGAGCGCAGGCTCCAGCGGTAGTCGAAGCGCAGCATCCTGCCGCCCACGACGCGGCGCAGCCGGCCGAACGCCGGCGAGGTCACGGGCTCCTGCGTCGGCGGCTCGTAGAGGACGTTCGTGCCCCTCAGCTCGTGCGCCTCGTCCGCGGTCCGCCCCAGCGCCTCGAAAGCGTTCATGGCAGGCCTCCCGTGGCCGCCAGCATACGTCAGTCGCCGGGAGCGGTCCCGAGACGGTCGGCGGTGACGGGCGCG encodes:
- a CDS encoding DUF1579 family protein; amino-acid sequence: MNAFEALGRTADEAHELRGTNVLYEPPTQEPVTSPAFGRLRRVVGGRMLRFDYRWSLRSEAHEGTILLACDEGGRATAAWGDSWHQNRELMSLEGPATDRAVALVGSWSVGDSPPWGWRIDLGPDEDGGVTMEMWVVTPEGEEARAVEMSLAR